In uncultured Bacteroides sp., one genomic interval encodes:
- a CDS encoding RNA polymerase sigma-70 factor, producing MDATTELKAFNQLFTDYQSRFIRFANFYIRDTAIAEDFTIEALMYYWENRHRLESETNIPAYILTIIKHKCLNHLTHCQTVENVSEMMLSNAQWELSTRVASLQECEPYELFTAEMNEIVDKTLESLPKQTKEIFIMSRYQNLSHKEIADKLNITTKGVEFHISKAIKALRISLKDYMPVLLFFL from the coding sequence ATGGATGCAACTACAGAATTAAAAGCCTTTAATCAACTATTTACTGACTATCAAAGTCGTTTTATTCGTTTTGCAAATTTTTATATTCGTGATACGGCTATTGCTGAAGATTTTACCATTGAGGCTCTTATGTATTATTGGGAAAACAGACACAGACTTGAGTCTGAAACTAATATACCAGCTTATATCTTGACTATTATTAAACACAAGTGCCTGAATCATCTTACCCATTGCCAGACTGTTGAAAATGTATCGGAAATGATGCTTTCCAATGCTCAGTGGGAACTTTCAACGCGTGTGGCATCACTTCAGGAATGCGAACCGTACGAGCTCTTTACAGCTGAAATGAATGAGATTGTAGATAAAACTCTTGAATCGCTTCCGAAGCAAACCAAAGAGATCTTTATTATGAGCCGGTATCAGAATCTGTCTCATAAAGAAATAGCCGATAAATTGAATATTACTACAAAAGGCGTTGAATTCCACATATCTAAGGCTATTAAGGCACTTCGAATCTCTCTCAAAGATTATATGCCGGTTCTTCTTTTTTTCCTTTAA
- a CDS encoding efflux RND transporter periplasmic adaptor subunit — protein MKKKTNILIAAVLILLSAFFLYVGFIKSADKNKEPKEKAQKKVDAFIVKPSLLVADITVTGSLLAFDEVELKNEVAGRVVKLNLPEGKFVKKGTLLVKLYDDDLQAALKKLQSQLAIQEQIYNRQTKLIKVNGISQNDYEQTLLQVNTIKANIAEQKALIRKMEVRAPFDGIIGLRNISVGAVINSSTSLATIRTSNKLKLDFFVPEKYSSEIANGMKVNFTMYNNDKQYNATVIATERGIDNATRNLKVRAVINSSSKELIPGAFANVQLKLGNNPQALMIPTQAIIPQEDDKSVIIAHKGKAHFVNIKTGVRKASLVEVTEGLEPGDTVITSGILFLKEKSKLSYSTITK, from the coding sequence ATGAAAAAAAAGACAAACATACTTATTGCAGCAGTACTTATATTACTTTCTGCTTTTTTCCTGTATGTAGGATTTATTAAGTCGGCCGACAAGAATAAGGAGCCAAAGGAGAAGGCACAAAAGAAGGTGGATGCATTTATCGTAAAGCCATCTTTACTGGTTGCTGACATTACAGTGACAGGATCGTTGCTGGCTTTCGATGAAGTGGAGTTAAAAAATGAAGTTGCCGGACGGGTGGTGAAGCTAAACCTGCCCGAAGGTAAATTTGTGAAAAAGGGAACATTGCTGGTTAAGCTTTATGATGATGATTTGCAGGCTGCATTGAAAAAGCTGCAATCGCAACTGGCTATTCAGGAGCAGATTTACAACCGACAGACTAAACTGATAAAGGTAAATGGCATTAGTCAGAACGATTATGAACAGACGCTTTTGCAAGTAAATACAATTAAGGCAAACATTGCCGAACAAAAAGCACTGATACGGAAGATGGAAGTTCGCGCCCCTTTCGATGGCATCATTGGTTTGAGGAATATCAGCGTTGGTGCTGTTATCAACTCATCCACATCACTGGCTACCATCCGCACAAGCAACAAATTAAAGCTCGATTTCTTTGTGCCGGAAAAATACAGTTCGGAAATAGCTAACGGCATGAAGGTGAACTTTACCATGTATAATAATGATAAGCAATATAATGCAACGGTAATTGCCACCGAACGGGGTATAGACAATGCAACACGTAATCTGAAAGTGAGAGCTGTGATAAACTCTTCTTCCAAAGAGCTGATTCCGGGTGCCTTTGCCAATGTGCAATTAAAGCTTGGCAATAATCCTCAGGCTTTAATGATTCCTACTCAGGCTATCATTCCTCAGGAAGATGATAAAAGTGTGATTATTGCCCATAAGGGGAAAGCGCACTTTGTGAATATAAAAACGGGAGTTCGTAAAGCTTCTCTGGTTGAGGTAACCGAGGGTCTTGAACCGGGTGATACTGTTATTACTTCGGGCATCCTCTTTCTGAAAGAGAAATCTAAATTGTCATACTCAACCATAACCAAATAG
- a CDS encoding FecR family protein, which yields MDKETLYRFFEGKATPEQESEIRAWMESSDENGKEFFRERKLFDAIVLLGKQDKEVTENKRPFYTRIPVRELLKIAAVIVFTLSATLFIQNKIMSDDRVAMNIVSVPAGQRVNLTLPDGTNLWLNACSTLKYPAVFTKNKREIILDGEAYFEVAHNKKKPFIVHTGKCDVEVLGTKFNVEAYSNKSKFETSLMEGSVKVSLASNNAESLVLTPDNLAYLEDGKLVSAKIKDYGNYRWKEGLICFKNLPFSDVMLKLEKYFDIKIRINNKKVKDCILTGKFRQSDGIDYALKVLQKDVYFNFKRSENNDVIYIY from the coding sequence ATGGATAAAGAAACATTATATCGTTTTTTCGAAGGAAAGGCTACGCCTGAACAAGAATCAGAAATCAGAGCATGGATGGAATCCTCTGATGAAAATGGCAAAGAGTTTTTCCGTGAAAGGAAATTATTCGATGCAATAGTTCTTTTGGGTAAACAAGATAAAGAGGTTACAGAAAATAAAAGACCTTTCTATACAAGGATTCCAGTACGTGAATTGCTCAAGATTGCAGCTGTTATCGTATTTACTCTCTCAGCTACATTATTTATTCAGAACAAAATTATGTCTGATGACAGAGTAGCTATGAATATAGTTTCTGTTCCTGCCGGACAACGGGTTAACTTAACTCTCCCAGATGGAACTAATTTATGGCTTAATGCATGTTCAACGCTTAAGTATCCGGCTGTGTTTACCAAAAATAAGCGCGAAATAATACTTGACGGTGAAGCTTACTTTGAAGTGGCACATAATAAGAAGAAACCATTTATTGTACATACCGGGAAATGTGATGTTGAGGTACTAGGTACTAAATTCAACGTTGAAGCATATTCTAATAAAAGCAAGTTCGAAACGTCTTTGATGGAAGGATCCGTAAAAGTATCGTTAGCCAGCAATAATGCAGAATCGTTAGTCTTAACGCCAGATAACCTGGCTTATCTGGAAGATGGTAAGTTGGTCTCTGCCAAAATTAAGGATTATGGAAATTATAGGTGGAAAGAAGGACTTATATGCTTTAAGAATCTTCCGTTCTCGGATGTTATGTTAAAACTGGAGAAGTATTTTGATATTAAGATCAGAATCAATAATAAGAAAGTGAAAGATTGTATTCTTACCGGAAAATTCAGGCAGTCGGATGGAATTGATTATGCGCTGAAAGTATTGCAGAAAGATGTTTATTTTAATTTTAAAAGGAGCGAAAACAACGACGTGATATATATATATTAA